One stretch of Hevea brasiliensis isolate MT/VB/25A 57/8 chromosome 12, ASM3005281v1, whole genome shotgun sequence DNA includes these proteins:
- the LOC110658309 gene encoding pentatricopeptide repeat-containing protein At3g09040, mitochondrial, whose translation MRLRFFFKTSPTSNSHSCLHQLTFSTIPYDSNHLIQTPKPHTYTHILLSCLRKCKQFKAHHTFEETPQKLSQFSTTSRIIHAQSLKLGFWSKGSLGNAILDIYAKCGNLDFAEKVFNRLENRDVLAWNSILSIYSKLGFLDMVFKSYGSLWTHGVWPNEFTFAIVLSACARLESVERGRQVHCNVVKMGFESGSFCEGALIDMYAKCNSMGDCRRVFDEGVELDTVSWTSMIAGYVKAALPEEALKVFDEMKKVGQEPDLIAFVTVLNAYVGLGRLDEASNLFSQMPNPNVVAWNVMISGHAQRGYEAQAIEIFQNMRKSGIKSSRSTLGSVLSAVASLTALDIGLLVHAEAVKQGLDSNVYVGSSLISMYAKCEKIEAAKKVFDALDEQNVVLWNSLLGGYAQNGYYYEVMELFSNMKSCGFHPDEFTYTSILSACACLRFLEGGRQLHAVIIKSKFASNLFVGNALVDMYAKSGVLEDARQQFELLRYRDNVSWNAIIVGYVQEENEVEAFLVFQKMHLLGILPDEVSLASILSACANVEGIEQGKQMHCLSVKSGLETSLYAGSSLIDMYAKCGAIGSAHKIFASMPEWSVVSTNALIAGYATINLEDAIILFKEMQTEGLSPSKITFASLLDACGGPQQLNLGRQIHCLILKRGLQYDDEFLGISLLGMYMNSLRKEDANILFSEISKPKSTILWTAMISGLAQNDCSYVALQFYQEMRSCNVLPDQATFVSVLRACAILSSMREGREIHSLIIHIGFDLDELTCSALVDMYAKCGDVKSSMQVFEEMQSKNYVISWNSMIVGCAKNGYAEDALRVFDEMKQTHVLPDDVTFLGVLTACSHAGRVSAGRYIFDSMVNYYKIQPRVDHCACMVDLLGRWGFLQEAEEFIYTLNFESHAMIWATMLAACRIHGDDVRGQNAAEKLIELEPQNSSPYVLLSNIHAASGNWDEVNALRRIMREKGVKKLPGCSWILVGQKTNIFVAGDKSHSSAGKIDIVLKDLTALMKEDVYATLIDSFIHDE comes from the coding sequence ATGCGTCTCAGATTTTTCTTCAAAACATCTCCCACCTCAAACTCACACTCCTGTCTTCACCAACTCACATTTTCAACTATTCCATACGACTCGAACCACCTTATTCAGACCCCTAAACCCCACACATACACCCATATCTTGCTGTCCTGTCTTCGGAAATGCAAACAGTTCAAAGCACACCACACGTTCGAAGAAACGCCTCAAAAGCTATCGCAGTTTTCAACAACCAGCAGAATTATCCATGCACAAAGCCTTAaacttgggttttggtcaaaagggTCTTTAGGGAACGCCATTCTTGATATTTATGCCAAGTGTGGCAATTTGGATTTTGCAGAGAAGGTGTTTAATAGACTTGAAAATAGAGATGTATTGGCTTGGAACTCTATTCTATCAATATATTCGAAATTGGGATTTTTGGATATGGTTTTTAAGTCTTATGGATCATTGTGGACCCATGGAGTGTGGCCTAATGAGTTCACTTTTGCTATTGTTTTATCAGCTTGTGCTAGATTGGAGAGTGTTGAACGTGGCAGACAAGTTCATTGCAATGTTGTTAAGATGGGATTCGAGTCCGGTTCTTTTTGCGAGGGTGCTCTTATTGATATGTATGCTAAGTGTAATAGCATGGGTGATTGTCGAAGGGTGTTTGATGAAGGAGTAGAATTGGATACAGTTTCTTGGACATCAATGATTGCCGGGTATGTTAAAGCTGCTTTGCCTGAGGAGGCCTTAAAAGTGTTTGATGAGATGAAGAAAGTTGGTCAGGAACCAGACCTAATTGCATTTGTGACTGTCTTAAATGCATATGTTGGTCTAGGAAGGCTTGATGAGGCATCCAATTTATTCTCCCAGATGCCTAACCCCAATGTTGTTGCATGGAATGTGATGATTTCAGGGCATGCCCAGAGAGGTTATGAGGCACAAGCTATCGAGATTTTCCAAAATATGAGGAAATCTGGTATTAAGTCCTCAAGATCCACATTAGGAAGTGTATTGAGTGCAGTTGCGAGTTTAACTGCTCTTGACATTGGTTTGCTAGTTCATGCAGAGGCAGTTAAACAAGGGTTAGACTCTAACGTTTATGTTGGAAGTTCATTGATTAGCATGTATGCTAAATGCGAGAAGATTGAAGCAGCAAAAAAAGTTTTTGATGCTTTAGATGAGCAAAATGTTGTCTTGTGGAATTCATTGCTTGGGGGTTATGCACAAAATGGATATTACTATGAAGTCATGGAATTGTTCTCCAACATGAAGAGCTGTGGTTTTCATCCAGATGAATTTACCTATACCAGTATTTTGAGTGCATGTGCTTGCTTGAGATTTCTGGAAGGGGGTCGGCAATTGCATGCAGTCATCATCAAGAGTAAATTTGCCTCAAACTTATTTGTGGGAAATGCATTGGTTGATATGTATGCTAAATCTGGTGTGCTTGAGGATGCAAGGCAACAATTTGAACTCCTGAGGTACAGAGACAATGTTTCTTGGAATGCAATTATTGTTGGATATGTGCAGGAAGAAAATGAGGTTGAGGCATTCCTTGTGTTCCAAAAAATGCATTTGCTTGGGATTCTGCCTGATGAAGTCTCCCTGGCCAGTATACTGAGTGCCTGTGCAAATGTTGAAGGTATCGAGCAGGGGAAACAGATGCATTGTCTCTCAGTCAAATCTGGTCTAGAAACGAGCCTTTATGCTGGAAGCTCCCTTATTGACATGTATGCTAAGTGTGGTGCTATTGGCTCTGCACATAAAATATTTGCAAGCATGCCTGAGTGGAGTGTGGTCTCCACGAATGCCCTTATCGCAGGGTATGCTACTATTAATCTAGAAGATGCAATAATACTCTTTAAAGAGATGCAAACTGAAGGATTAAGTCCATCCAAAATAACTTTTGCAAGCCTTTTAGATGCATGTGGTGGACCTCAACAATTGAATCTAGGAAGGCAAATCCACTGTCTTATTCTAAAGAGGGGCCTTCAGTATGATGATGAATTCTTAGGCATCTCACTATTGGGCATGTACATGAACTCCCTACGAAAAGAAGATGCAAATATTCTCTTCTCAGAAATTTCAAAACCAAAAAGCACTATATTGTGGACTGCAATGATTTCTGGACTTGCTCAAAATGATTGTAGTTATGTGGCTTTGCAGTTCTATCAAGAGATGCGTAGCTGCAATGTGCTACCTGACCAAGCCACATTTGTCAGTGTGCTTAGAGCATGTGCTATCTTATCTTCTATGAGAGAAGGGAGAGAGATTCACTCACTCATTATCCATATTGGTTTTGACTTAGATGAATTAACGTGTAGTGCCCTTGTAGACATGTATGCTAAATGTGGGGATGTGAAGAGTTCCATGCAAGTTTTTGAGGAAATGCAGAGTAAAAATTATGTTATTTCTTGGAACTCAATGATAGTTGGATGTGCTAAAAATGGATATGCAGAAGATGCACTAAGGGTCTTTGATGAGATGAAGCAAACACATGTTTTACCTGATGATGTCACGTTTCTTGGTGTTCTCACTGCCTGCAGTCATGCAGGGAGGGTATCTGCAGGCCGTTATATCTTTGATAGTATGGTTAACTATTACAAGATTCAGCCTAGGGTGGATCATTGTGCCTGCATGGTTGATCTTCTGGGCAGGTGGGGTTTTCTTCAAGAAGCTGAAGAGTTCATCTATACACTTAATTTTGAATCTCATGCCATGATTTGGGCTACGATGCTCGCAGCTTGCAGAATACATGGGGATGATGTTAGGGGCCAAAATGCTGCTGAGAAACTCATTGAACTTGAACCCCAAAATTCTTCACCCTATGTGCTTCTTTCTAACATTCATGCTGCATCAGGAAACTGGGATGAGGTTAATGCCTTAAGGAGGATAATGAGAGAGAAAGGAGTGAAGAAGTTGCCTGGATGCAGCTGGATTTTAGTGGGACAGAAGACAAATATTTTTGTTGCAGGGGACAAGTCCCATTCTAGTGCTGGAAAAATTGACATAGTTCTAAAAGATTTGACAGCTTTGATGAAAGAAGATGTTTATGCTACTCTAATTGATTCTTTTATCCATGATGAATAG